GGTGGTAGGTCGTGGCCGACTGCCGAAGTCGCTGCCGATGCCGATGCCGATCCGTCGGGGTGCTGCGGTCGAGGCCGACCAGGGTCCGACCCTGCGCGAAAGCCTGCAGATGGCCGCGCCGGTCGTGCCGGCCACCGATGCGGCCACCGCCACCGCGGGAGGGCCGCCCGCGGTACCGCCGCCGCCGCCGGTGGACCTGCCGGCCGACATCTTCCGCGCCTATGACATCCGCGGCGTGGTGGGCACCGAGTTGAACCCGCGCAACGCCGCGCTGATCGGCCAGGCTATCGGCACCGTCGCCCTCGAGCAGGGGCTGCGCGAGGTGGTGATCGGCCGCGATGGCCGCCTGTCCGGCCCGGAGCTGTCGGCCAGCCTGGCCGAAGGCCTGCGTCGTGCCGGCTGTTCGGTCATCGACATCGGCCTGGCGCCGACGCCGCTGGTCTATTTCGCTGCCTTCCACCTGCGCACGGGCACCTGCGTGGCGGTGACCGGCAGCCACAATCCGCCCGAGTACAACGGCTTCAAGGTGGTCATCGGCGGCGAAACGCTGTCCGGCGATGCAATCACCGATCTGTACCAGCGCATCAGCGAAGGCCGCCTGGCCCAGGCCGCCGAGCCGGGCGACTTCCAGCAGCGCGAGGTCGCCGCCGATTACATCCAGCGCATTGCCGACGACGTGCAGCTGGACCGCCCGCTGAAGGTGGTGGCCGACGCCGGCAACGGCGTGGCCGGTGCGTTCGCCCCTCAGCTGCTGGAAGCCATCGGCGCCGAGGTCATCCCGCTGTACTGCGATGTCGACGGTACCTTCCCCAACCATCACCCCGATCCCAGCGAACCGGCCAACCTCGAAGACCTAGTGCAGACGGTCAAGCGCTTCGGCGCCGACCTCGGCGTGGCCTTCGATGGCGACGGCGACCGCCTGGGCGTGGTCACCGGCGAGGGCAGGATCATCTATGCCGACCGGTTGCTGATGCTGTTCGCCGCCGACGTGCTGATGCGCAACCCCGGCGCGATGGTGATCTACGACGTGAAGTGCACCGGCAAACTCTCCGATCATGTGCTGCGCAACGGTGGCAGCCCGCTGATGTGGAAGACCGGGCATTCGCTGATGAAGGCGAAGATGCGCGAGACCGATGCCGAACTGGCCGGCGAGATGAGCGGCCACTTCTTCTTCAAGGAACGCTGGTTCGGTTTTGATGATGGCCTGTACGCCGCCGCCCGCCTGCTGGAAATCCTCGCCCAGCGCGAAGAGACCCCGCACCAGGTGCTGGAGGAGCTGCCGGACATGGTGTCCACGCCGGAACTGAAGGTGCCGGTGGCGTCCGGGACGCCGCATGCGCTGGTGGCGATGCTGGTGGCGGCGGCGCAATCGCCGGACAACCCTTACGTGGGCGGTCGCCTGTCGACCATCGATGGCCTGCGCGTGGACTACCCCGATGGCTGGGGCCTGGTGCGCGCCTCCAACACCACCCCGGTGCTGGTGCTGCGCTTTGAAGGCAACGACGAGGCTGCACTGCAGCGCATCCAGGCGCTGTTCCGCAGCCAGCTGCAGGGCCTGCTGGGCGACACCGCGCTGGGCTTCTGATCGGTCGTGGTGGGGCCGGGCTGCGCCCGGCACCGCGATCCGCTCTGGTGGGTGCCGACCGTTGGTCGGCACGGGGTCGGATCGACGGCATCCACGCACGGCGTGGATCTACGGTAGGTGCCGACCGTTGGTCGGCACGCCTCACCCCTTGAACCGCAACCCCACGCCCGGTTCGGTGAACAGATAGCGCGAATCCAGCGCCGAATCGCCCAGC
This genomic stretch from Stenotrophomonas sp. SAU14A_NAIMI4_5 harbors:
- a CDS encoding phosphomannomutase/phosphoglucomutase — protein: MSGSGEGRQKQSMGRNAPLLGVALLLLAGWFGWSAVQQWRQQANGDTLAQARDEAVQGVQQAATGQLQQLQQHLKGDRVQQSLQAGDAAGAAQALRESWSGVEQVDVLTAGLADAYADGATFGYGRLALLESVLADGKPGLRVVRDGGGNRLGLAAPVQLGALGPAVVYVRQPLLRLTGPLDQVRAPSSGFLSLRQGAHDIVAHGDARLADSAEAMARPIKGTPLRLTASVPNIEPGPLGLGALPSAIVALLLAFIAVLLVVGRGRLPKSLPMPMPIRRGAAVEADQGPTLRESLQMAAPVVPATDAATATAGGPPAVPPPPPVDLPADIFRAYDIRGVVGTELNPRNAALIGQAIGTVALEQGLREVVIGRDGRLSGPELSASLAEGLRRAGCSVIDIGLAPTPLVYFAAFHLRTGTCVAVTGSHNPPEYNGFKVVIGGETLSGDAITDLYQRISEGRLAQAAEPGDFQQREVAADYIQRIADDVQLDRPLKVVADAGNGVAGAFAPQLLEAIGAEVIPLYCDVDGTFPNHHPDPSEPANLEDLVQTVKRFGADLGVAFDGDGDRLGVVTGEGRIIYADRLLMLFAADVLMRNPGAMVIYDVKCTGKLSDHVLRNGGSPLMWKTGHSLMKAKMRETDAELAGEMSGHFFFKERWFGFDDGLYAAARLLEILAQREETPHQVLEELPDMVSTPELKVPVASGTPHALVAMLVAAAQSPDNPYVGGRLSTIDGLRVDYPDGWGLVRASNTTPVLVLRFEGNDEAALQRIQALFRSQLQGLLGDTALGF